A window of the Psychrilyobacter piezotolerans genome harbors these coding sequences:
- a CDS encoding DUF2634 domain-containing protein — MFPTMDLDGIANQINEEENELNKTTLGRIFMINFIENKATIIMENGRPKECKIIEEKVKMYVQVLLRTAYEKFKIYKDTEFGMTYFNYRGQRNLPQGFMESEIKREIEKSLLKLNVVERIQDFSAKLTSVEFKCNFEIILKDGQTVRIEGG; from the coding sequence ATGTTTCCTACAATGGATTTAGATGGTATAGCCAATCAAATCAATGAAGAAGAAAATGAACTGAATAAAACAACACTTGGAAGGATTTTTATGATAAATTTTATAGAAAATAAAGCTACTATCATAATGGAAAATGGAAGACCGAAAGAGTGTAAAATAATTGAAGAGAAAGTAAAAATGTATGTACAAGTATTATTAAGAACTGCATATGAAAAATTTAAGATCTATAAAGATACTGAGTTTGGAATGACCTACTTTAATTACAGAGGTCAGAGAAATTTACCACAAGGTTTTATGGAAAGTGAAATAAAAAGAGAAATTGAAAAGAGTTTATTAAAATTAAATGTAGTTGAAAGAATCCAAGATTTTAGTGCTAAATTAACTAGTGTTGAGTTTAAGTGTAACTTTGAAATAATACTAAAAGATGGTCAGACTGTAAGAATAGAAGGGGGATAA
- a CDS encoding DUF2577 family protein translates to MFRKLRNEKPIGNVLGKVINPPPELKISILEGQITLYPDQLYMTDNLWNDYYRTYKIESEITEMTRDIENYSFQNTTATEIASLHTHPIKTLAGKGSDESTGDYKAQGDFWFTDTLKKNDLVMLVPTIDEQTWFIVDKVRKVK, encoded by the coding sequence ATGTTTCGGAAGTTACGAAATGAAAAACCAATTGGAAATGTTCTAGGAAAAGTTATTAATCCACCACCAGAGTTAAAAATTTCTATTTTAGAAGGACAAATAACACTATACCCCGATCAATTATATATGACAGATAATTTATGGAATGATTATTATCGTACTTATAAAATCGAGTCTGAAATAACAGAAATGACTAGGGATATAGAAAATTATAGTTTTCAAAATACAACAGCTACTGAAATAGCCAGTTTACACACACACCCTATCAAAACATTAGCAGGAAAAGGTTCAGATGAATCAACTGGAGATTATAAAGCACAAGGGGATTTTTGGTTCACTGATACATTAAAAAAAAATGATTTAGTGATGTTAGTTCCAACTATAGATGAACAAACATGGTTTATAGTGGATAAAGTAAGGAAGGTGAAATAA